One Osmerus mordax isolate fOsmMor3 chromosome 25, fOsmMor3.pri, whole genome shotgun sequence DNA window includes the following coding sequences:
- the capns1a gene encoding calpain small subunit 1a, producing the protein MFLAKRLIGGILDVVSNIDPGQFVPTDPPPPRRPLAYAEHNESDEEGQFRKVFKQLAGDDMEVSATELMNILNRIISKHGDLKTDGFSIESCRSMVAVMDSDSTGKLGFHEFKHLWNNIKKWQGVYKAYDADHSGIIGADELPAAFKAAGFPLNDQLFQMIIRRYSDEDGNMDFDNYIGCLVRLDAMCRAFKTLDKDNNGTIKVNVQEWLQLTMYS; encoded by the exons ATGTTTTTGGCCAAAAGACTAATTGGTGGCATTCTAGATGTTGTAAG CAACATCGATCCAGGCCAGTTTGTGCCAACAGACcca CCCCCACCTCGAAGACCTCTTGCGTACGCGGAGCATAATGAGAGTGATGAAGAGGGACAGTTTCGCAAAGTCTTCAAACAGTTGGCTGGCGAT GATATGGAGGTGAGCGCGACCGAGCTGATGAACATCCTCAACAGAATCATTTCCAAAC atGGGGATCTTAAGACGGACGGCTTCAGCATTGAGTCCTGCAGGAGTATGGTGGCGGTGATGGAT AGCGACAGCACTGGCAAGCTCGGCTTCCACGAGTTCAAACACCTCTGGAACAACATTAAGaaatggcag GGTGTGTACAAGGCGTATGACGCTGACCATTCTGGCATCATTGGAGCTGATGAACTGCCGGCTGCTTTCAAGGCTGCAG GCTTTCCTCTGAACGACCAGCTGTTCCAGATGATCATCCGCAGGTACAGCGACGAGGACGGGAACATGGACTTTGACAACTACATAGGCTGCCTCGTCCGACTCGACGCCATGTGCC GTGCCTTCAAGACCTTGGACAAGGATAACAATGGGACAATCAAGGTCAACGTCCAGGAG TGGCTCCAGTTGA